A DNA window from Coffea arabica cultivar ET-39 chromosome 6c, Coffea Arabica ET-39 HiFi, whole genome shotgun sequence contains the following coding sequences:
- the LOC113694225 gene encoding solute carrier family 40 member 2-like isoform X1 → MLKQRQPLSFPPSLLNYLYVGHFLARWGARMWEFSVGLYMINVWPDSLALAAAYGVVESASTALFGPVVGRLVDKFTYIKVLRLWLLSQNFSFMIAGGTVVALLLYEDVKSENFIVFLSFILLINISGAVGVLSTLAGTILVEREWVVVISEGQHPGVLTKMNATIRRIDLVCKLFAPVVSGFIISFVSLTASALTLAIWNILSVCLQYWLLMSVYNGIPALSESSQKRVYRSLPTDSERSSLTDESRNSHCLGDNDLEPLGHGWMRKVIERVSRISYFSAWKVYLEQDVVLPGIALALIYCTVLSFGTLMTAALEWQGIPAYTIGIARGISATIGILATFLYPVLESQLSTLRTGLWSIWSQWTCLVVCVASIWVPNKLGAAYLLMGGVALSRLGLWMFDLAVIQQMQDQVPESDRCVVGGVQNSLQSVLDLTTYVMGIIISNPRDFWKLIILSLLVVTLAAVLYSIHIYRVRKHLFHFEKLYPLVRIVFRKRHAYTPQERDEGKPGRKHNLDPGDVLPLDDFNNVARQQRRRLKTNAINIKDISTRNLRKAFSYVHG, encoded by the exons ATGTTGAAACAGCGGCAGCCTCTTTCCTTTCCCCCGTCTCTCCTCAATTATCTCTACGTTGGTCACTTCCTAGCCAGATGGGGTGCCAG AATGTGGGAATTCTCTGTTGGTCTGTACATGATTAATGTCTGGCCGGATTCGCTGGCCCTTGCTGCTGCTTATGGTGTGGTGGAATCTGCCTCCACGGCATTATTTGGTCCTGTTGTTGGACGGTTGGTTGATAAGTTCACGTACATCAAG GTTCTTCGACTTTGGTTATTAAGCCAAAATTTCTCCTTTATGATTGCTGGAGGCACTGTGGTTGCACTTCTGCTGTATGAGGATGTGAAGTCAGAAAATTTCATAGTATTTTTGTCGTTTATCCTGTTAATCAATATTTCTGGAGCTGTTGGTGTGCTCTCCACTCTTGCTGGGACCATTCTGGTTGAAAGAGAATG GGTGGTTGTGATATCAGAAGGTCAACATCCAGGTGTCCTGACTAAGATGAATGCAACCATTCGAAGGATTGATTTAGTTTGCAAGTTATTTGCTCCTGTAGTCTCTGGTTTCATTATCAGCTTTGTCTCTCTAACTGCTTCAGCTTTAACTCTAGCTATCTGGAATATATTGTCCGTTTGCTTGCAGTATTGGCTTCTAATGTCTGTATACAATGGAATTCCTGCTTTAAGTGAAAGCAGTCAAAAGAGGGTTTATAGATCTCTGCCAACTGATTCGGAAAGAAGCTCCTTGACTGATGAAAGTAGAAACTCTCACTGCTTAGGTGATAATGATTTGGAGCCTCTCGGCCACGGCTGGATGAGAAAAGTAATCGAACGAGTTTCAAGAATCTCTTACTTCAGTGCATGGAAAGTTTATCTAGAGCAAGATGTGGTTCTGCCAGGAATTGCGCTTGCTTTAATCTACTGTACCGTCCTTAG CTTCGGAACTCTAATGACTGCTGCTTTGGAATGGCAAGGCATACCAGCCTATACAATTGGGATTGCACGAGGAATAAGCGCTACGATAGGGATTCTTGCAACTTTTTTGTACCCTGTTTTAGAATCACAGCTTTCAACACTTCGTACAGGTCTCTGGTCAATTTGGTCTCAG TGGACTTGCCTAGTGGTATGTGTAGCTTCAATTTGGGTCCCGAATAAACTTGGAGCAGCATATTTGCTTATGGGTGGAGTGGCTCTGTCACGTCTTGGACTTTGGATGTTTGATTTAGCAGTCATTCAGCAAATGCAG GATCAAGTTCCGGAATCTGATCGTTGTGTTGTTGGAGGTGTTCAAAACTCTCTACAGTCTGTGTTGGACTTGACCACTTATGTCATGGGCATAATAATATCTAATCCCCGG GACTTCTGGAAGTTGATAATCTTATCTTTGCTCGTGGTGACACTGGCTGCAGTACTGTACAGTATACACATTTATCGCGTAAGAAAGCATCTCTTTCATTTCGAGAAGCTGTATCCACTTGTCAGAATTGTTTTCAG aaAACGGCATGCATACACACCCCAAGAGAGAGACGAAGGGAAGCCAGGAAGAAAACATAATCTTGACCCAGGTGATGTGTTGCCATTGGACGATTTCAATAATGTTGCAAGACAACAAAGACGACGGTTGAAAACGAATGCAATTAACATCAAGGACATTTCAACTAGAAACCTGCGAAAGGCATTTTCCTACGTACATGGATAG
- the LOC113694225 gene encoding solute carrier family 40 member 2-like isoform X2: protein MLKQRQPLSFPPSLLNYLYVGHFLARWGARMWEFSVGLYMINVWPDSLALAAAYGVVESASTALFGPVVGRLVDKFTYIKVLRLWLLSQNFSFMIAGGTVVALLLYEDVKSENFIVFLSFILLINISGAVGVLSTLAGTILVEREWVVVISEGQHPGVLTKMNATIRRIDLVCKLFAPVVSGFIISFVSLTASALTLAIWNILSVCLQYWLLMSVYNGIPALSESSQKRVYRSLPTDSERSSLTDESRNSHCLGDNDLEPLGHGWMRKVIERVSRISYFSAWKVYLEQDVVLPGIALALIYCTVLSFGTLMTAALEWQGIPAYTIGIARGISATIGILATFLYPVLESQLSTLRTGLWSIWSQWTCLVVCVASIWVPNKLGAAYLLMGGVALSRLGLWMFDLAVIQQMQDQVPESDRCVVGGVQNSLQSVLDLTTYVMGIIISNPRDFWKLIILSLLVVTLAAVLYSIHIYRVRKHLFHFEKLYPLVRIVFR from the exons ATGTTGAAACAGCGGCAGCCTCTTTCCTTTCCCCCGTCTCTCCTCAATTATCTCTACGTTGGTCACTTCCTAGCCAGATGGGGTGCCAG AATGTGGGAATTCTCTGTTGGTCTGTACATGATTAATGTCTGGCCGGATTCGCTGGCCCTTGCTGCTGCTTATGGTGTGGTGGAATCTGCCTCCACGGCATTATTTGGTCCTGTTGTTGGACGGTTGGTTGATAAGTTCACGTACATCAAG GTTCTTCGACTTTGGTTATTAAGCCAAAATTTCTCCTTTATGATTGCTGGAGGCACTGTGGTTGCACTTCTGCTGTATGAGGATGTGAAGTCAGAAAATTTCATAGTATTTTTGTCGTTTATCCTGTTAATCAATATTTCTGGAGCTGTTGGTGTGCTCTCCACTCTTGCTGGGACCATTCTGGTTGAAAGAGAATG GGTGGTTGTGATATCAGAAGGTCAACATCCAGGTGTCCTGACTAAGATGAATGCAACCATTCGAAGGATTGATTTAGTTTGCAAGTTATTTGCTCCTGTAGTCTCTGGTTTCATTATCAGCTTTGTCTCTCTAACTGCTTCAGCTTTAACTCTAGCTATCTGGAATATATTGTCCGTTTGCTTGCAGTATTGGCTTCTAATGTCTGTATACAATGGAATTCCTGCTTTAAGTGAAAGCAGTCAAAAGAGGGTTTATAGATCTCTGCCAACTGATTCGGAAAGAAGCTCCTTGACTGATGAAAGTAGAAACTCTCACTGCTTAGGTGATAATGATTTGGAGCCTCTCGGCCACGGCTGGATGAGAAAAGTAATCGAACGAGTTTCAAGAATCTCTTACTTCAGTGCATGGAAAGTTTATCTAGAGCAAGATGTGGTTCTGCCAGGAATTGCGCTTGCTTTAATCTACTGTACCGTCCTTAG CTTCGGAACTCTAATGACTGCTGCTTTGGAATGGCAAGGCATACCAGCCTATACAATTGGGATTGCACGAGGAATAAGCGCTACGATAGGGATTCTTGCAACTTTTTTGTACCCTGTTTTAGAATCACAGCTTTCAACACTTCGTACAGGTCTCTGGTCAATTTGGTCTCAG TGGACTTGCCTAGTGGTATGTGTAGCTTCAATTTGGGTCCCGAATAAACTTGGAGCAGCATATTTGCTTATGGGTGGAGTGGCTCTGTCACGTCTTGGACTTTGGATGTTTGATTTAGCAGTCATTCAGCAAATGCAG GATCAAGTTCCGGAATCTGATCGTTGTGTTGTTGGAGGTGTTCAAAACTCTCTACAGTCTGTGTTGGACTTGACCACTTATGTCATGGGCATAATAATATCTAATCCCCGG GACTTCTGGAAGTTGATAATCTTATCTTTGCTCGTGGTGACACTGGCTGCAGTACTGTACAGTATACACATTTATCGCGTAAGAAAGCATCTCTTTCATTTCGAGAAGCTGTATCCACTTGTCAGAATTGTTTTCAG ATAA